The following proteins are encoded in a genomic region of Candidatus Binataceae bacterium:
- a CDS encoding sigma-70 family RNA polymerase sigma factor, which translates to MIRISRSEQSEAATRLIVEGQLTGANARELRNSFEGAHFGDRRVVIDVAGVTFVDHAAAKVVHDLEGRGAKVSGASNFVGEQLRDGHDPYSDEDDLVRRLREGNEDAFEAMVRKYGGRMLAVARRFLPVEQDARDAVQEAMISAFKAVHNFAGDAKLSTWLHRIVVNASLMQLRYRRRRAEESIESLLPRFDEDGQWADETMRFVRDDDLPLERRDTREMVRKCIDRLPENYRTVLLLRDIEELDTDEVAKILKATTNTVKVRLHRARQALRAILAQELRANGELPEVRA; encoded by the coding sequence ATGATACGCATCAGCCGAAGCGAACAATCCGAGGCCGCCACGCGTCTCATCGTCGAAGGACAGCTAACTGGAGCTAACGCCCGCGAGCTCCGCAACTCGTTCGAGGGCGCACACTTTGGCGATCGCCGCGTGGTGATTGATGTCGCCGGGGTGACATTTGTCGATCATGCAGCGGCGAAAGTCGTACATGACCTCGAAGGCCGGGGCGCCAAAGTTTCGGGCGCCTCGAACTTCGTTGGCGAACAGCTCCGCGACGGCCATGATCCTTATTCCGATGAAGATGACCTCGTGCGCCGCCTGCGCGAAGGCAATGAAGACGCGTTCGAAGCGATGGTCCGCAAGTACGGCGGCCGGATGCTCGCCGTCGCGCGGCGTTTCTTGCCCGTCGAGCAGGACGCGCGCGATGCCGTGCAAGAGGCGATGATCTCCGCATTTAAAGCGGTTCACAACTTTGCCGGCGACGCGAAGCTCTCGACCTGGCTGCATCGTATCGTCGTCAACGCGTCGCTGATGCAGCTGCGCTATCGCCGCCGCCGCGCCGAGGAATCGATCGAAAGCCTGCTGCCGCGCTTCGATGAAGACGGCCAGTGGGCCGACGAGACGATGCGTTTCGTGCGCGACGACGATCTGCCGCTGGAACGTCGCGACACTCGTGAGATGGTCCGCAAGTGCATCGACCGGCTGCCTGAGAATTATCGAACGGTGCTGCTGCTCCGCGATATCGAAGAGCTCGATACGGACGAGGTGGCGAAGATCCTCAAGGCGACGACCAACACCGTCAAGGTGCGCCTCCATCGCGCCCGCCAGGCGCTGCGCGCGATCCTCGCGCAGGAGTTGCGCGCGAACGGAGAACTACCCGAGGTCCGCGCCTGA
- a CDS encoding fatty acid desaturase yields the protein MNRTSLPAAWEQPWYRTDKHGAPILFWITLIHVTALVGLVLYPIPPLRVLIPALVLMFLGGLGTTVAYHRTIAHRSLTLNPWVENLLIFFAVFNGSGNPLSWAAHHRLHHAKADTPEDISSPMWGGFWWSHLRWLWQMTKAPIDRYCGDMRGVSYRVWRAAQGPILALSYLGGLYFGWAAFFWIGAIRLCFALHAQSFVNSICHTEPGIQPGQDSSRNVGWLMLVHLFQGENWHRNHHARPGSARLGWNWRQPDAGWMLIVALERLGLASEVRRPAARSAAAIGEALDPAA from the coding sequence GTGAACCGCACATCTTTGCCCGCCGCCTGGGAGCAGCCTTGGTATCGAACCGACAAGCACGGCGCGCCGATTCTTTTTTGGATCACCCTGATTCATGTGACTGCGCTCGTCGGCCTCGTGTTGTATCCGATACCGCCGCTCCGCGTCTTGATCCCCGCTCTCGTCCTGATGTTCCTCGGCGGACTCGGTACGACCGTCGCATACCATCGTACGATTGCCCATCGTTCTCTCACGCTGAATCCCTGGGTTGAGAACCTGCTCATCTTCTTTGCGGTCTTCAACGGCTCGGGAAATCCGCTCTCGTGGGCCGCGCATCATCGGTTGCATCACGCCAAGGCCGACACGCCCGAGGATATCTCGAGTCCAATGTGGGGCGGTTTCTGGTGGTCGCATCTGCGCTGGCTGTGGCAGATGACCAAGGCGCCCATCGATCGCTACTGCGGCGATATGAGGGGCGTGTCTTATCGCGTGTGGCGCGCAGCTCAGGGGCCGATACTGGCGCTCTCTTACCTCGGTGGTCTCTATTTCGGCTGGGCGGCGTTTTTCTGGATCGGCGCGATCCGGCTCTGCTTCGCGCTGCACGCGCAAAGCTTCGTCAACAGCATCTGCCATACCGAACCGGGCATTCAGCCGGGTCAGGACTCGAGCCGCAATGTCGGATGGCTCATGCTGGTGCATCTGTTCCAGGGCGAGAATTGGCATCGCAATCATCACGCGCGCCCAGGCTCGGCGCGACTCGGATGGAACTGGCGTCAGCCCGATGCGGGCTGGATGCTGATCGTTGCGCTCGAGCGCCTCGGTCTCGCAAGCGAGGTCCGTCGCCCTGCAGCGCGGAGCGCCGCTGCGATCGGTGAGGCACTCGACCCCGCAGCCTAA
- a CDS encoding aldo/keto reductase, with protein sequence MSRDDYPLDRPSIDRREFLKCGALAGLGVGFLGLAAETSASISPPPKVQRYVALGKTGLKISDISFGSSRLRAGQEDLVNHAFDAGINYFDTASDYTDGESETTLGNALRGKRDKVVLTSKTFAMPDDRRDVIMSSLEGSLKRLQTDHVDIYFNHAVNDVARLKNPEWYEFVAQARKQGKLRFTAMSGHAGNLGECLEYAIDSGHYDVILAAHNFGQDPSFFKRYFHNFDFIAVQPELPRLLAKAKSKGMGTVVMKTLMGARLNDMRPYEKDGATFAQAAFRWVLSGGNVDALIVSMTSRELIDEYLGASGAHSTAVGDTTLLRRYMAFNSASYCRHGCNVCESSCPSEVPIAEVLRTGMYARDYRDMEFARREYAMLAVNASACIDCAAKPCANACPIGIPTAELTAPTHRLLT encoded by the coding sequence ATGTCACGCGATGATTATCCGCTCGACCGCCCCTCTATCGATCGCCGCGAGTTCCTGAAGTGCGGCGCGCTGGCCGGCCTCGGCGTTGGATTCCTTGGCCTCGCCGCCGAGACCTCCGCCTCGATCAGCCCGCCGCCCAAAGTCCAGCGCTACGTTGCGCTCGGCAAGACCGGCCTCAAGATTTCTGACATTTCCTTTGGATCGAGCCGTCTGCGCGCGGGCCAGGAAGACCTCGTCAATCATGCGTTCGACGCCGGCATCAATTACTTCGATACCGCGTCCGACTACACCGATGGCGAATCCGAGACCACGCTCGGTAACGCGCTGCGCGGCAAGCGCGATAAAGTAGTGCTCACCTCCAAGACCTTCGCGATGCCCGACGATCGCCGCGATGTGATCATGTCGTCGCTCGAAGGCAGCCTGAAGCGCCTCCAGACCGATCACGTCGATATCTACTTCAACCACGCCGTTAACGACGTGGCGCGCCTCAAGAATCCCGAATGGTACGAGTTCGTCGCGCAGGCGCGAAAGCAGGGCAAACTGCGCTTCACCGCGATGTCGGGTCACGCGGGCAACCTCGGCGAATGCCTCGAATATGCGATCGACTCCGGCCACTACGACGTGATCCTGGCCGCCCACAACTTCGGGCAGGATCCGTCGTTCTTCAAACGTTATTTCCACAATTTCGATTTTATCGCCGTCCAACCCGAGCTGCCGCGGCTGCTCGCCAAGGCGAAGTCCAAGGGCATGGGCACGGTCGTGATGAAGACGCTGATGGGCGCGCGTCTCAACGACATGCGTCCATACGAGAAGGACGGCGCGACCTTCGCCCAGGCGGCGTTCCGATGGGTGCTTTCCGGAGGCAACGTCGATGCGCTGATTGTGTCGATGACGAGCCGCGAGCTTATCGACGAGTACCTGGGCGCTTCCGGAGCGCATTCAACCGCCGTCGGCGATACCACCCTGCTGCGGCGCTACATGGCGTTCAACTCAGCTTCATATTGCCGCCATGGATGCAACGTCTGCGAGAGCTCGTGTCCGAGCGAGGTCCCGATCGCTGAAGTTCTGCGCACCGGGATGTACGCACGCGACTATCGCGATATGGAGTTCGCGCGCCGCGAGTATGCGATGCTCGCGGTCAATGCCTCAGCGTGCATCGATTGCGCGGCTAAACCGTGCGCGAACGCCTGTCCGATCGGGATCCCGACGGCGGAACTGACAGCGCCAACTCACAGGCTGCTGACCTAG
- a CDS encoding ribose-phosphate diphosphokinase: MHAFDDSYGFARRLARAAQERLAGVAVRRFPDGETLVRVAQTDRDAILVRSLADPDCKLFETILAANALREAGARRVTLVVPYLPYMRQDKVFHPGEPISQRVIGDLLSTSFDAVLTMEPHLHRVHSLREVFRCRAVNISAAPAIAGWIRRNARRAIVVGPDEESARWVKSIARAAGIDHAVGSKERFGDRRVRVHFEPIRARHAVIVDDIASSGATLAAAARALRAHGVVRVDALVVHAIFATGALATVHRAGVHRVLSCDTIPHPTNAIWCAPLFADRLRKPS; the protein is encoded by the coding sequence GTGCACGCGTTCGACGACAGCTACGGCTTCGCGCGGCGTCTCGCGCGCGCCGCGCAAGAAAGGCTCGCTGGGGTCGCGGTGCGTCGCTTTCCCGATGGCGAAACGTTGGTCCGCGTGGCGCAGACCGATCGCGACGCAATCCTGGTTCGCTCCCTCGCCGATCCTGATTGCAAATTGTTCGAGACGATCCTTGCCGCCAACGCCTTGCGCGAGGCGGGCGCGCGCCGCGTCACCCTTGTTGTTCCCTACCTGCCGTACATGCGGCAGGACAAGGTCTTTCATCCCGGCGAGCCGATTTCGCAGCGCGTGATCGGAGATCTTCTCAGCACGAGCTTCGATGCGGTGCTCACGATGGAACCGCATCTGCATCGCGTGCACTCACTCCGCGAGGTCTTTCGATGCCGGGCCGTCAACATATCCGCCGCACCCGCGATTGCAGGATGGATTCGCCGCAACGCCCGCCGCGCGATCGTCGTCGGCCCCGACGAGGAATCGGCGCGCTGGGTGAAGTCGATCGCGCGCGCCGCAGGAATCGACCACGCCGTGGGGTCGAAAGAACGGTTCGGCGATCGGCGGGTACGCGTTCACTTCGAGCCGATTCGTGCGCGCCACGCGGTTATCGTCGATGACATCGCGAGCAGCGGTGCGACGCTCGCCGCGGCGGCTCGCGCGCTGCGCGCCCACGGCGTCGTGCGCGTCGATGCGCTCGTCGTCCATGCGATTTTCGCCACTGGCGCGCTCGCGACCGTCCATCGCGCGGGCGTTCATCGCGTCCTGTCATGCGATACAATTCCGCATCCGACGAACGCGATCTGGTGCGCGCCCCTGTTCGCGGATCGTCTGAGAAAACCGTCATGA
- a CDS encoding alpha/beta hydrolase, whose protein sequence is MASEMKQRVVRASNMNFTVLEQGDGPLVLCLHGFPDTAHSFRHQLPAFAAAGFHAVAPFMRGYHPTEPAPDGRYDSPVLSEDALALIDALGYKDAFIFGHDWGAVAAYGVAAAAPDRVRKLVTAAVPYGNRLFQAFVADYPQQRRSWYMFFFQTALAEAAVAQNDFAFLEKMWSDWSPGWNWTRDDIEALKQSFRAGTTTRNAIEYYRATLGPVLRMPIDPAQMRAMTPTPINVPALMVHGRDDGCIGVDMLEGMAAHFPRGLKIEIVPEAGHFVHQEKQDFVNWLVLDFLKS, encoded by the coding sequence ATGGCATCGGAAATGAAACAGCGCGTGGTTCGGGCTTCCAACATGAACTTCACCGTGCTCGAGCAGGGTGACGGTCCGCTGGTGCTGTGCCTGCACGGCTTTCCCGACACGGCGCATTCGTTCCGCCATCAGCTACCGGCCTTTGCCGCCGCGGGATTTCATGCCGTCGCGCCGTTCATGCGCGGATATCATCCGACCGAGCCCGCGCCCGACGGCCGCTATGATTCTCCGGTGCTGTCCGAAGACGCGCTCGCGTTGATCGATGCGCTCGGCTACAAGGACGCGTTCATCTTCGGCCACGATTGGGGCGCGGTCGCCGCGTATGGCGTCGCGGCCGCCGCACCGGATCGCGTGCGCAAGCTGGTCACCGCCGCGGTGCCGTATGGCAATCGTCTGTTTCAAGCGTTCGTTGCCGATTACCCGCAGCAGCGCCGCTCCTGGTACATGTTCTTTTTCCAGACCGCGTTGGCCGAGGCTGCGGTCGCGCAAAACGATTTCGCGTTCCTGGAAAAGATGTGGTCGGATTGGTCGCCGGGATGGAACTGGACGCGCGACGATATCGAGGCGCTCAAGCAAAGCTTCCGCGCCGGCACCACGACCAGGAACGCGATCGAATATTATCGCGCGACGCTCGGCCCGGTGCTGCGGATGCCGATCGATCCAGCGCAGATGCGGGCGATGACGCCGACTCCGATCAACGTTCCCGCGCTGATGGTTCACGGCCGCGATGACGGATGTATCGGCGTCGATATGCTCGAAGGGATGGCGGCGCACTTCCCGCGCGGACTCAAGATCGAAATCGTTCCGGAAGCCGGCCATTTCGTGCATCAGGAAAAGCAGGATTTCGTGAACTGGCTGGTGCTCGATTTCCTGAAATCATGA
- a CDS encoding LLM class flavin-dependent oxidoreductase, whose product MRFTLMLSRGEYRDFIAIAQAAEAAGFASITMPDSLFFPVTTTSKYPYADTENIRVYISMTPFIEPLIAMTWMAAVTKTLRFYPAVMKVPVRQPLVLAKALSSLAVISNNRVSLGAGLSPWREDFAYNGMNFDRRGELMNESIEIIRGAMTGQYFEFHSRNYDIGPMKLNPVPDRPVPILYGGHSKPALIRAAKLCDGWISANAETSALKTMIDELNAYRGEFGTLGRSDYEIHVMDITASKLEDYRRLGDIGATDTVAGFVSEGQQMLDDIRRFGETVIAKF is encoded by the coding sequence ATGCGTTTCACATTGATGCTCTCCCGGGGCGAATACCGGGACTTCATCGCCATCGCACAAGCGGCGGAGGCGGCGGGATTCGCGTCCATCACGATGCCGGACAGCCTGTTCTTTCCGGTGACGACGACCTCGAAATATCCATATGCGGATACCGAAAATATTCGCGTGTACATTTCGATGACGCCGTTTATCGAACCGCTCATCGCGATGACCTGGATGGCCGCGGTGACAAAGACGCTGCGCTTCTATCCGGCGGTGATGAAAGTTCCGGTGCGCCAGCCGCTCGTGCTCGCCAAGGCGCTCAGCTCGCTTGCGGTCATATCGAATAATCGCGTCAGCTTGGGCGCTGGCCTGAGCCCCTGGCGCGAGGACTTCGCCTACAACGGGATGAACTTCGACCGGCGCGGCGAGCTGATGAACGAATCTATCGAGATCATCCGCGGCGCGATGACGGGGCAATATTTCGAATTTCATAGCCGCAACTACGATATCGGCCCGATGAAGCTGAACCCGGTGCCCGACCGTCCAGTGCCGATCCTGTACGGCGGCCATAGCAAGCCCGCGCTAATCCGCGCTGCGAAGCTATGCGACGGCTGGATCTCCGCCAACGCCGAGACGTCTGCGCTGAAGACGATGATCGACGAGCTCAACGCCTATCGCGGCGAGTTTGGAACCCTCGGCCGCAGCGACTACGAGATTCACGTCATGGACATAACCGCCAGCAAGCTCGAGGACTACAGACGCCTCGGCGACATCGGCGCGACCGACACCGTCGCGGGCTTCGTGAGCGAAGGCCAGCAGATGCTCGACGACATCCGCCGCTTCGGCGAGACAGTCATCGCGAAGTTTTAG
- a CDS encoding zf-HC2 domain-containing protein: MNCREFVEFICAYREGELRGEVLLEFEKHVAGCKPCVDYLRDYGNVIALAKGAYANPDSEVPDEAPEELVDAVMAAIRRQKN; encoded by the coding sequence ATGAACTGCAGGGAGTTTGTCGAGTTCATCTGTGCCTATCGCGAGGGCGAGCTTCGTGGGGAAGTTCTGCTCGAGTTCGAGAAGCACGTCGCAGGATGCAAGCCCTGCGTGGACTACCTGCGCGACTACGGAAACGTAATCGCACTGGCAAAGGGTGCTTACGCGAATCCGGACAGCGAGGTGCCCGATGAAGCTCCGGAAGAACTCGTCGATGCAGTAATGGCGGCGATCAGGCGGCAGAAGAACTGA
- a CDS encoding sigma 54-interacting transcriptional regulator, with translation MAAQIDPPASVSESQALWTIVQRIKGEVGEGYIRALVQNMALALGVQYAIISERIPYAERVRTRALWGRGEFLDDFEIPFVGCPCETALRGEIIHVAEGVRTKYPDAPYLADWKIESYCGVPLIANDGSVIGHIGVMDDKPMPDGSRAIALLEICAARTCGEIERMAAERAIAAARERVERILASAMDAIITINARGRIVLFNEAAEKIFGCSASDAISTPVERFMSPGLSRSYNEIVERLDAGEIQGHYVWAPDGLNARRADGGEFPIEATISHAVTQDGWLYTLILRDVDEKRRAREEIQQLGRQNEYLQEEIKQEHHSDEIVGRSPELGRVLDQVRLVANTDSTVLLLGETGTGKEMIARAIHAGSSRRDKPLIKVNCAALPAGLIESELFGHERGAFTGAIERRIGRFELADGGTIFLDEIGEMPPELQVKLLRVLQEHEFDRVGGREPIKVNVRVIAATNRDLETEVAAGHYRQDLYYRLNVFPIDVPPLRERVEDIPLLVHYFVDRYAARIGRKIARVPDAAMEVLREYAWPGNVRELENVIERAVILSPGSELRVDDFALHSARSVPPSSVVISNDAMHELPPQALVTADDRLSLTDIERRHIMSVLERTAWRVDGPTGAARLLHLNPSTLRSRMKKLGIQRSYRDISRIREI, from the coding sequence ATGGCTGCGCAGATTGATCCACCGGCTAGTGTGTCTGAGAGCCAGGCGCTGTGGACCATCGTCCAGAGAATCAAAGGCGAAGTCGGCGAGGGGTACATCCGCGCCCTGGTCCAGAACATGGCGCTGGCACTCGGCGTTCAGTACGCGATCATTTCCGAGCGCATCCCATATGCTGAACGCGTCCGCACCCGAGCGCTGTGGGGCCGCGGCGAGTTCCTCGACGATTTTGAGATCCCTTTCGTCGGCTGTCCGTGCGAGACCGCGCTCCGCGGCGAGATTATCCACGTTGCCGAAGGCGTGCGAACGAAGTATCCCGACGCCCCTTACCTTGCGGATTGGAAAATCGAGAGCTATTGCGGCGTTCCTCTAATAGCCAATGACGGCAGCGTGATCGGGCACATCGGCGTGATGGACGACAAGCCGATGCCCGATGGCTCGCGCGCGATCGCGCTGCTCGAGATATGCGCGGCGCGGACCTGCGGCGAGATCGAGCGGATGGCGGCGGAGCGCGCCATTGCGGCTGCCAGGGAACGGGTCGAGCGAATTCTCGCCTCGGCGATGGACGCCATCATCACGATCAACGCGCGCGGGCGTATCGTGCTGTTCAACGAAGCGGCGGAGAAAATCTTTGGTTGCTCGGCCAGCGATGCAATCAGCACGCCCGTCGAGCGATTTATGTCCCCCGGCCTCAGCCGCTCCTATAACGAGATCGTCGAGCGGCTCGATGCGGGCGAAATCCAAGGTCACTACGTGTGGGCGCCCGATGGACTGAACGCGCGCCGCGCCGATGGCGGCGAGTTTCCAATCGAGGCGACGATCTCGCACGCGGTTACGCAGGACGGCTGGCTCTACACGCTCATCCTGCGCGACGTCGATGAGAAACGCCGCGCCCGCGAGGAGATCCAGCAGCTCGGTCGCCAGAACGAATACCTGCAGGAAGAGATCAAGCAGGAGCATCACTCGGACGAAATCGTCGGGCGCAGCCCCGAACTCGGGCGCGTGCTCGACCAGGTGCGGCTCGTCGCCAATACCGACTCGACGGTGCTCCTCCTGGGCGAGACCGGCACCGGCAAGGAAATGATCGCGCGTGCGATTCATGCTGGCAGCTCGCGCCGCGACAAACCGTTGATCAAGGTAAACTGCGCGGCGCTTCCAGCCGGGCTAATCGAGAGCGAGCTTTTCGGCCACGAGCGCGGCGCATTCACGGGCGCGATCGAGCGGCGAATCGGGCGCTTCGAGCTGGCGGACGGCGGGACGATTTTTCTCGATGAAATCGGCGAGATGCCGCCGGAGCTGCAAGTCAAGCTGCTGCGCGTTTTGCAGGAGCACGAATTCGATCGCGTCGGCGGCCGCGAACCGATCAAGGTCAACGTCCGCGTGATCGCCGCGACCAATCGCGATCTCGAAACCGAAGTGGCCGCCGGTCACTATCGCCAGGACCTCTACTATCGTCTCAACGTGTTTCCGATCGACGTGCCTCCCCTGCGCGAGCGTGTCGAGGATATCCCGTTGCTCGTGCATTACTTCGTTGACCGCTATGCGGCGCGGATCGGGCGCAAGATCGCGCGCGTTCCGGACGCAGCGATGGAAGTGTTGCGCGAGTATGCGTGGCCGGGCAACGTGCGCGAGCTGGAAAACGTCATCGAGCGGGCGGTTATTCTCTCACCGGGATCAGAGTTACGTGTCGATGACTTCGCGCTGCATTCTGCGCGATCGGTGCCCCCGTCATCTGTCGTTATCTCGAACGACGCGATGCATGAGCTGCCGCCGCAGGCTCTTGTTACTGCCGATGATCGTCTTTCGTTAACCGACATCGAGCGCCGCCACATCATGTCGGTGCTCGAGCGCACCGCGTGGCGCGTCGATGGCCCAACCGGCGCAGCGCGCCTGCTCCATCTGAATCCCAGCACCTTGCGCAGCCGAATGAAGAAGCTCGGAATTCAACGAAGCTATCGCGATATTTCGAGGATCCGCGAAATTTGA
- a CDS encoding cytochrome c, which yields MRRSSLTCTAVGLAVAIAIQFGARAALAETPGKADYDQNCASCHGADGKGNGPALYTIPGIHPPDLTLLTTKNGGTFPKEEVTDAIDGRKQIPSHERLNMPFWGVTMQPEGQEFTPESDAKVKQRIAAVVSYVESIQQK from the coding sequence GTGAGACGAAGCTCTCTGACTTGCACCGCCGTTGGCCTCGCGGTCGCGATCGCGATCCAGTTCGGCGCGCGCGCCGCGCTGGCCGAGACTCCCGGCAAAGCCGATTACGATCAGAACTGTGCGAGTTGCCACGGCGCCGACGGCAAGGGCAACGGCCCGGCGCTCTACACGATTCCCGGAATCCATCCGCCGGACCTCACGTTGCTGACCACGAAGAATGGTGGCACGTTTCCCAAGGAAGAAGTCACCGACGCGATCGACGGCCGCAAGCAGATCCCCTCGCACGAGCGGCTCAATATGCCGTTCTGGGGCGTAACGATGCAGCCCGAAGGTCAGGAATTCACGCCAGAGAGCGACGCCAAGGTAAAGCAACGAATCGCCGCCGTCGTCAGCTACGTCGAATCGATTCAGCAGAAATAG
- the chrA gene encoding chromate efflux transporter, with the protein MSEVSQTQTDSATHGTTLRELATLFLRLGTTAMGGPAAHIAMMEDEVVRRRRWLSREYFLDMLGATNLIPGPNSTEMAIHIGHQQAGFAGLVVAGACFIVPAVLIVLAVAWAYVRFGAMPSVRGLLYGVKPVIIAVVLQALWGLGKTAIRSRILGALAALSLVAAMLQVNDLVVLLGGGFVMIAIKGAMDKGGIRASIAIPSLAALGAGAAVVPFSLTKLFLFFLKVGSILFGSGYVLLAFIRTDLVERLHWLSNAQLLDAVAVGQITPGPVFTTATFIGYLLGGVPGAIVATLGIFLPSFVFVSISGPLIPHVRRSPLAGAFLDGVNVGAWALMVAVTYYLGRDAIVDWITLMLAALSAIALLRYRVNSTWLVLGGGAIGLALGPWLGR; encoded by the coding sequence ATGAGCGAAGTTTCACAGACGCAGACCGACTCCGCCACGCACGGCACGACGCTGCGCGAGCTTGCGACGCTCTTCCTGCGCCTCGGCACGACGGCGATGGGCGGGCCGGCCGCGCATATTGCGATGATGGAAGACGAAGTCGTGCGCCGCCGGCGATGGCTTTCGCGCGAGTATTTTCTCGACATGCTCGGCGCCACGAATCTCATCCCGGGTCCCAATTCGACCGAGATGGCGATTCATATCGGCCATCAGCAGGCGGGATTCGCGGGCCTGGTCGTCGCAGGCGCATGCTTCATCGTTCCGGCCGTGCTGATCGTGCTCGCCGTGGCGTGGGCGTATGTGCGGTTCGGCGCGATGCCGTCGGTGCGCGGCCTGCTCTATGGCGTGAAGCCGGTGATCATCGCGGTGGTGCTGCAAGCGTTGTGGGGTCTGGGCAAAACCGCGATCAGATCGCGGATTCTCGGCGCGCTCGCGGCGCTATCGCTCGTGGCGGCGATGCTCCAGGTGAACGATCTGGTCGTACTGCTCGGCGGCGGGTTTGTGATGATCGCGATCAAAGGCGCGATGGACAAAGGCGGCATCCGTGCGAGTATCGCGATACCCTCGCTTGCCGCGCTCGGTGCCGGCGCGGCGGTGGTGCCCTTCAGCCTCACCAAGCTGTTCCTGTTTTTCCTCAAGGTTGGATCGATTTTGTTCGGCAGCGGCTACGTGCTGCTCGCGTTCATCCGCACCGACCTGGTCGAGCGATTGCACTGGCTCAGCAACGCGCAACTGCTCGACGCGGTCGCGGTCGGACAAATCACGCCCGGGCCGGTGTTCACCACTGCGACCTTTATCGGATACCTGCTTGGCGGCGTGCCGGGCGCGATCGTCGCGACGCTTGGAATCTTCCTGCCGTCGTTCGTGTTCGTCAGTATCAGCGGCCCGCTGATTCCGCACGTAAGGCGCTCTCCGCTCGCGGGCGCTTTTCTCGACGGCGTGAACGTCGGCGCATGGGCCCTGATGGTCGCCGTGACGTACTATCTTGGCCGCGATGCGATCGTCGATTGGATCACGCTGATGCTCGCCGCGCTCAGTGCGATCGCATTGCTGCGGTACCGTGTGAACTCGACCTGGCTCGTGCTCGGCGGCGGCGCGATCGGTCTTGCGCTCGGGCCATGGCTGGGGCGATAA